The nucleotide sequence AGGACGAAGTACGCCGCGTCGAAGAGCGCCCCCGCGTGGCACAGCTCCAGCGCGCCCCGGGCGACCCGGCCGCTGTCCACGAGGAACCGCCCGACCCGCAGCCCGGCCCCGGCCGTGTCGACCGCTTCCCGCCAGCCGTCGGCGTCCAGCATGCCGCCGGTGGTGAGCAGCACGTCCAGGCCCGGTGACCGGGGGCTCTCGGCGTGCACGACCTCGCCCTCGGACAGATACAGCGAACCGCTCTCGCGCAGCAGTACGCCGGTGGCCCGCTCGGCGGCGAGCCGGCTCAGCATCGGGGAGACGGCCTGCCGGAAGTGCTCACCGCGCACGGGCAGCGGAGGCGCCGGTGTGGTGATCACGCTCATGCCAGCACCAGCCGTCCCGCCATCTCTCCGAGCCGGATCCGGGCCAGCGCGAGGTTGCCGTCCGAACGGGCCAGCCACAGATGCAGGAACACACTGCTGTCGAACGTCGTCCGCACGAACCGCAGCACGTGGTACGTGTCCCGGTTGCTGACGATCAGGTCCTCGACCGGCAGATCCGCCCCGGACCAGTCGGAACCCTCCTCCGGCGCGAACGCCCGGTGTTCCGCCGCGAGCCGCGCCAGTTCCGCCGCCTCCGCCGCGGTCGTCTCGTGGTCACCGCCGGGGGCCTCCCCGACCGTGCCCAGCGCCAGTCCGCTGGTCCAGTCGACCACCGCGGCGCCCAGGGCACCGGGCAGCCTCATGGCCTCCACCAGACACTCGTCGATTCCGGGCACCGTGGCTCCCCCTCCTGCCTGCGGTTCGGCTGAGTGACGCAGACGCTACGCAACGTGTGCGCGAGGGGTGAGCGATCTGGCATTTTCCAGCGGAACATGCGGACAGGCGACTAAGGTAGGTCGACTTGCCTGGTTTTCACCGCTGTTGAGACCCGGGAGGCACGCCGGTGCGCTGAGGTGGGCCTATGCGGCCGAACCGCATACCGGGCGCGGGCGAGGCGCCGGGCGTCAATCATTCTGGGGGGCGTGAGGGGCGCAGGTTGGGGAGCGGTTGCTCCTGCCGGGCGCCGCCAAGTCCTTCGGGGGCGTGGGGAACCGCGCGATCAGCGGCAGCCAACCCGCAGCAGCCCCACCACGGTTCCCGCCCGAACTCGAAGGCGACGGTCAGAGCCCCAGCAGCCCCGACCTCTCCACTCCCCCCGCCTCGGCCACGATCTCCTCCACGCTCTGCGCCCGCCGCACCACCGCGAACCGCGTTCCCCGCTCCCCGGGCGCGTACCCGTAGATCCCGGGCCGCGGCAGGGAGTTGTACGCGTAGTGGTGCGCGAAGTAGTACGCCCCGGTGTCCAGCGCGGCGGCATGATCACCCGGCTCCAGAAGCGGCAGCGCCCGCCCCTGCGCCAGCAGGTCCCCCGCGAAACAGGCGGGCCCCGCCACGTCCTGCACCACCACGGGCCCGCTCTTCACCCGGCCCTTCCCGTCGTACGCCGCGATCCGCAACGGCCACGCCCCCGGCACGTACACCGTCCGCGTCGCCACCTGCACCCCGGCATGGGTGACCGCGATGGCCCGCCCGCCCGCGCTCTTCGTGTACTCCACGCGGGCGACGATCGTCCCGTGCTTCGCGAGCAGCGACCTCCCGAACTCGGTCACCAGCCCGTACCGCCCGTCGAACAGCCCCGGCACCGCCTCCGCCAGCAGCCGTGCGTACTGCTCGTACGTCGGTGTCGCCGCCTCCGAGGCGAAGTTCACCGGCAGCCCGCCACCGATGTCGATCGTGTCGATCTGCCGCCGCCCGATCCGCCGGTTGATCTCCTCCGCCAGCTCGTACGTCTCGGTGATCCCCCGTGTCATCAGCGACAGCGGCATCCCCTGCGACCCGGTGTGCGCGTGCAGCCGGCTCAGCCAGGGGCGGTCCAGATACGCCCGTACGACCCACTCCCGGGCGCCCTCGTCGCGGAGCGCCACCCCGAACTTCGACGTGGCCGTCGCCGTGGACAGCGCGTCGATCGCGCCGGCGCCGACCTGCGGGTTCACCCGGATGCCGAGAGGGGAGCGGGTGGTGGCCGACCGGACGAGCGCGTCGACGCGGTCCAGCTCCTGCGGATTGTCCGCGTTGACCGCGATGCCCAGCGCCAGCGCCTCCCGCAGCTCGGCCAAGGTCTTGGCGGGAGAGTCCAGCACGGTGTGCTTCGGCGACACCCCGGCCGCCCGCGCCAGGGCCAGCTCCCCGGCGCTCGCCACCTCCGCGCCGATCCCCGCCTCGCGCAGCAGCCGCAGGACGGGCACGAGCGGCGTCGCCTTCACCGCGAACGCGTGCAGCACGGGTGTCCCGGGCGCCGTCACCGCGTCGAACGCCCTTCGCAGCGCCCCCGCCGAGGCCCGGATCCCGGTCACGTCGAGGAGCGCGACGACCGGGGTGCCGGGGCCGAGCAGTCCCTGCTCCACCGCCGCCCGCACGGCCTCGTCCCGCCGGGTGGCCCGCTCACCGTCGGTGTCGAACAGCCGCAGCGTGCGCTCGCTGTCCTCCTCGTCCTGCGGGTGGGCCCGGCCCCCGGCCGGACCGTCTCCCACGGTCCCGTTCGTCACGTCTCCCTCTCTTCCCCCGCTGTCGCGCAGTCGTCCGAGCCCATGGGGCCACTGTGTCCAGCCAAACATCCACGGCGTGCGGTCGCTGGCCCTACCGCCGTATTGACTAGTTCTATTCATCAAGTCAGGATGTGAATAGTTGCTGTAAAACGAGGAGGCAGACCGTGTCAGGACCCCGCCCCGTTCGAGCGCCGCGCGGTACGGAACTCAGCACCCTGGGCTGGCAGCAGGAAGCCGCCCTGCGCATGCTGCAGAACAACCTCGACCCCGAGGTCGCCGAGCACCCCGACAAGCTCGTCGTCTACGGCGGCACGGGCAAGGCCGCCCGTGACTGGCGCTCCTTCGACGCCATGGTCCGCACCCTGCGGACCCTCAAGCAGGACGAGACCATGCTCGTCCAGTCGGGCCGCCCCGTCGGTGTCATGCAGACCCACGAGTGGGCACCCCGCGTCCTCATCGCCAACTCCAACCTCGTCGGCGACTGGGCCAACTGGGAGGAGTTCCGCCGGCTGGAACAGCTCGGGCTGACCATGTACGGCCAGATGACCGCCGGCTCCTGGATCTACATCGGCACCCAGGGCATCCTCCAGGGCACCTACGAGACCTTCGCCGCCGTGGCCGCCAAGAAGTTCGACGGCACCCTCGCCGGGACGATCACCCTCACCGCCGGTCTCGGCGGCATGGGCGGCGCCCAGCCCCTCGCCGTGACCATGAACGACGGCGTCGCGATCTGCATCGACTGCGACCCGCGCGCGATCGAGCGTCGTATCGAACACCGCTACCTCGACGTGAAGGCCGACTCGCTCGACCACGCCCTCCAGCTGGCTGTGGAGGCGCGCGACGCCCGCCGCCCCCTCTCCATCGGGGTCCTCGGCAACGCGGCCGACCTCGTCCCCCAGCTCCTCGCGATGGGCGCCCCCATCGACATCGTCACCGACCAGACCTCCGCCCACGATCCGCTGGCGTATCTGCCGGTGGGCGTGGACTTCGACGACATGGCGTCGTACGCGGCGAAGGACCCGGCCGGGTTCACCACCCGCGCGCGTGAGTCGATGGCCCGGCACGTCGAGGCCATGGTCGGGTTCCTGGACGCCGGTACCGAGGTCTTCGACTACGGCAACTCCATCCGCGGCGAGGCCCAGCTCGCCGGGTACGAGCGGGCGTTCGCCTTCCCCGGCTTCGTCCCCGCCTACATCCGGCCGCTGTTCTGCGAGGGCAAGGGCCCCTTCCGGTGGGCGGCCCTCTCCGGCGATCCCGCCGACATCGCCAAGACCGACAAGGCGATCCTCGACCTCTTCCCCGAGAACGAGTCCCTCCACCGCTGGATCAAGATGGCCGGGGAACGCGTCCACTTCCAGGGCCTGCCCGCGCGCATCTGCTGGCTCGGCTACGGCGAGCGGGACAAGGCCGGCGAGCGGTTCAACGACATGGTGGCGAGCGGGGAGCTGGCGGCCCCGTTGGTGATCGGCCGCGACCACCTGGACGCCGGTTCCGTCGCCTCCCCCTACCGTGAGACCGAGGCCATGCTCGACGGCTCCGACGCGATCGCCGACTGGCCGCTGCTGAACGCGATGGTCAACGTGGCGTCCGGGGCGTCCTGGGTGTCCCTGCACCACGGTGGTGGCGTGGGCATGGGCCGGTCGATCCACGCCGGTCAGGTGACCGTGGCGGACGGCACGAAGCTCGGCGGGGAGAAGCTCCGGCGTGTACTGACCAACGACCCCGGGATGGGTGTGATCCGGCACGTCGACGCCGGCTACGACATCGCGGAGTCCGTCGCCGACGACCGGGGCGTACGGGTGCCGATGCGCGAGGGCGGCGACGCGTGACCCGGACCCGGCCCGTGGTGGGTGGTGGCGGCGCGGGGCCCGTCTCCGGCGGTGCCTCCTTCCACGAGATGTGGCGGGAGCTCGAGCCCATCGGGCGGCACCCCGACTCCGGTGGATACCGCCGGTTCGCCTGGACCGCCGCCGACGCGGACTGCCGGGCCTGGTTCGAGGAGCAGGCCAGGGACCGGGGGCTGGGCTACGAGGTCGACCGGAACGGCAACCAGTGGGCCTGGCTCGGGAATCCGGCCGCCGGGGACGCCGTGGTCACCGGATCGCATCTCGACTCCGTGCCCGACGGCGGCGCCTTCGACGGGCCCCTCGGTGTCGTGTCGTCCTTCGCCGCGCTCGACGAACTGCGGGCCCGGGAAGCGCGGTTCGACAAGCCGTTGGGGATCGTGAACTTCGGTGATGAGGAAGGCGCGCGGTTCGGGCTGGCCTGCGTGGGGTCACGGCTGGCCGCCGGGCAGCTGACAGTCGAGCAGGCGGGTCGGCTGACCGACGGCGACGGGGTCACGTTGCCCCGGGCGATGGAGGCCGCCGGGTACGACCCGGAGGGCATCGGGCCCGATCCGGAACGGCTCGCGCGGATCGGGGCGTTCGTCGAGCTGCATGTCGAGCAGGGACGGGCCCTGGACCTGTCCCGGAACGCCGTCGGGATCGCCAGCGCCATCTGGCCGCACGGGCGGTGGCGGTTCGACTTCCGGGGCGAGGCGAACCACGCCGGGACGACCCGGCTCGTCGACCGCCGTGACCCCATGCTGTCCTACGCGGAGACCGTGCTGGCGGCCCGGCGCGAGGCGCGGCTCGCCGGAGCGGTGGCCACCTTCGGCAAGATCTCCGTCGAGCCGAACGGCGTCAACGCCATCCCCTCCCTCGTGCGCGGCTGGCTCGACTCCCGAGCCGAGGACCAGGCGACCCTGGACACGGTCGTCGGCGCGATCGAGGAGGCGGCCCGTGACTTCGCCCAGGAGCACGGCATCGCACTCGACGTCGTCCGGGAGTCCTTCACCCCCGTCGTCGAGTTCGAGCACGCGCTGCGGGACGAGATCGCCCGCATCCTGGGCCGGGACACGGCGGGTCTGAAGGTGCCGGTGCTCGGGACCGGCGCCGGACACGACGCCGGCATCCTCTCCGGGACCGTCCCGACCGCCATGCTGTTCGTGCGCAACCCGACAGGCGTCTCGCACTCCCCGGCCGAGCACGCCGCCGAGGACGACTGCCTGGCCGGGGTGACCGCGCTCGCCGACGTACTGGAAGGGCTGGCCCGCAGGTGACGGAGACGACCTACTGGCTCGAACACGCCTGGTTCGGCACCCATGTGGAGCCGGGTGTGACCCTGACCGTGGCCGCGGAGGGCACCCCCCGAGCGGGCCGCATCACCGCCGTGCGCATCGAGACGCCCACCCCACCCCCGGGCGCGGTCGTCCTGCGCGGCCTCACCCTGCCCGGCCTCGCCAACGCCCACAGCCACGCCTTCCACCGCGCCCTGCGCGGCACCGTCCAGGTCGGCTCGGGCACCTTCTGGACCTGGCGCGAGGTCATGTACCGGGTGGCGGACCGGCTGACCCCGGACACGTACCACGCCCTCGCGCGGGCCGTGTACGCGGAGATGGCACTGGCCGGGATCACGGCGGTGGGCGAGTTCCACTACGTGCACCATGCCCCCGGCGGCACCCCCTACGCCGATCCGAACGCCATGGGGGAGGCGCTCATCGAGGCCGCCGCCGAGGCAGGCATCCGGATCACCCTCCTCGACACGGTCTACCTCTCCGCCGGCTTCGGCAAGGCGCCCGACCACCACCAGCTCCGCTTCTCCGACGACACGGCGGAGGCCTGGGCGGAACGCTGTTCAGTTCTCAAGGACCGGGATCACGCGCGGATCGGTGCGGCCGTCCACTCCGTACGGGCCGTGCCGGCCGGACAGTTGGCGACCGTGGCGAGGTGGGCCGAGGAGCGGCGGGCCCCGCTGCATGTGCACCTGTCGGAGCAGACGGCGGAGAACGACGCCTGCCACGAGGCACACGGCCGCACCCCCGCCCGGCTCCTCGCCGACCACGGTGTCCTGGGCCCCCGCACGACCGGCGTCCACAACACCCACCTCACCGACGAGGACATCGCCCTGATCGGCGGCAGCGGCACCGGCACCTGCATGTGCCCCACGACCGAACGGGACCTCGCGGACGGCATCGGACCGGCTGTCGCCCTGCAACGGGCGGGCTCCCCGCTCTCCCTCGGCTCCGACAGCCACGCCGTCATCGACCTGCTCGAAGAGGCGCGCGCGATGGAGCTGAACGAGCGGCTGCGCACCCGTACGCGCGGTCACTGGACGGCGGTGGCCCTCCTGCGGGCGGCCTCGGCCGACGGCCACGCGGCGATCGGCTGGGACGACGCCGGTGCCCTGGAGACGGGCGCGCTCGCCGACTTCACCACGATCGCGCTCGACTCGGTCAGGACAGCGGGGCCGCTTCCACGGCTCGGCGCGGAGACGGCGGTATTCGCCGCGTCGGCAGCGGACGTGTCGCACACGGTCGTGGGAGGTCGGCACGTCGTACGGGACGGGGCGCACGCGCTCGTACCGGATGTGCCGAAAGCCCTCGCGGACGCCGTCGAAGCACTGCGCGGATGACCCCCGTCCGCCCGCCCACACCGCCGGCCCCCGATCCGGCAGCATCCCCCGACCCCGACCCCACCGCCGACCAGGCCACCAAGGACGCCATGAGCAGCCCGACGACCGTCAGCCCCGCCGACTCAGCGAGCACCGCGAGCACACTCATCACCAACATCGCTGCCCTGGTCACCAACGACCCCTCCCTCGGCGACAGATCCCCCCTCGGACTGATCCAGGACGCGGCCGTCGTCATCGACGGTGAACGCATCGCGTGGACCGGTGATCAAAGAAAAGCACCCGCCACTGACAATCGGGTCGACGCCGGTGGGCGGGCGGTGATCCCGGGCTTCGTGGACTCCCACTCCCACCTCGTCTTCGCAGGCGACCGGACCGCCGAGTTCAACGCCCGCATGTCCGGCCGGGCCTACAGCGCGGGCGGCATCCGCACGACCGTCGCCGCCACCCGCGCCGCCACCGACGGAGAACTGGAGGCCAACCTCACCCGTTACCTCCGCGAGGCACTCCGCCAGGGCACCACCACCTTCGAGACGAAGTCCGGCTACGGCCTGACCGTC is from Streptomyces sp. NBC_01314 and encodes:
- a CDS encoding diaminopimelate decarboxylase → MRLFDTDGERATRRDEAVRAAVEQGLLGPGTPVVALLDVTGIRASAGALRRAFDAVTAPGTPVLHAFAVKATPLVPVLRLLREAGIGAEVASAGELALARAAGVSPKHTVLDSPAKTLAELREALALGIAVNADNPQELDRVDALVRSATTRSPLGIRVNPQVGAGAIDALSTATATSKFGVALRDEGAREWVVRAYLDRPWLSRLHAHTGSQGMPLSLMTRGITETYELAEEINRRIGRRQIDTIDIGGGLPVNFASEAATPTYEQYARLLAEAVPGLFDGRYGLVTEFGRSLLAKHGTIVARVEYTKSAGGRAIAVTHAGVQVATRTVYVPGAWPLRIAAYDGKGRVKSGPVVVQDVAGPACFAGDLLAQGRALPLLEPGDHAAALDTGAYYFAHHYAYNSLPRPGIYGYAPGERGTRFAVVRRAQSVEEIVAEAGGVERSGLLGL
- the hutU gene encoding urocanate hydratase, with amino-acid sequence MSGPRPVRAPRGTELSTLGWQQEAALRMLQNNLDPEVAEHPDKLVVYGGTGKAARDWRSFDAMVRTLRTLKQDETMLVQSGRPVGVMQTHEWAPRVLIANSNLVGDWANWEEFRRLEQLGLTMYGQMTAGSWIYIGTQGILQGTYETFAAVAAKKFDGTLAGTITLTAGLGGMGGAQPLAVTMNDGVAICIDCDPRAIERRIEHRYLDVKADSLDHALQLAVEARDARRPLSIGVLGNAADLVPQLLAMGAPIDIVTDQTSAHDPLAYLPVGVDFDDMASYAAKDPAGFTTRARESMARHVEAMVGFLDAGTEVFDYGNSIRGEAQLAGYERAFAFPGFVPAYIRPLFCEGKGPFRWAALSGDPADIAKTDKAILDLFPENESLHRWIKMAGERVHFQGLPARICWLGYGERDKAGERFNDMVASGELAAPLVIGRDHLDAGSVASPYRETEAMLDGSDAIADWPLLNAMVNVASGASWVSLHHGGGVGMGRSIHAGQVTVADGTKLGGEKLRRVLTNDPGMGVIRHVDAGYDIAESVADDRGVRVPMREGGDA
- a CDS encoding allantoate amidohydrolase, producing MWRELEPIGRHPDSGGYRRFAWTAADADCRAWFEEQARDRGLGYEVDRNGNQWAWLGNPAAGDAVVTGSHLDSVPDGGAFDGPLGVVSSFAALDELRAREARFDKPLGIVNFGDEEGARFGLACVGSRLAAGQLTVEQAGRLTDGDGVTLPRAMEAAGYDPEGIGPDPERLARIGAFVELHVEQGRALDLSRNAVGIASAIWPHGRWRFDFRGEANHAGTTRLVDRRDPMLSYAETVLAARREARLAGAVATFGKISVEPNGVNAIPSLVRGWLDSRAEDQATLDTVVGAIEEAARDFAQEHGIALDVVRESFTPVVEFEHALRDEIARILGRDTAGLKVPVLGTGAGHDAGILSGTVPTAMLFVRNPTGVSHSPAEHAAEDDCLAGVTALADVLEGLARR
- a CDS encoding formimidoylglutamate deiminase codes for the protein MTETTYWLEHAWFGTHVEPGVTLTVAAEGTPRAGRITAVRIETPTPPPGAVVLRGLTLPGLANAHSHAFHRALRGTVQVGSGTFWTWREVMYRVADRLTPDTYHALARAVYAEMALAGITAVGEFHYVHHAPGGTPYADPNAMGEALIEAAAEAGIRITLLDTVYLSAGFGKAPDHHQLRFSDDTAEAWAERCSVLKDRDHARIGAAVHSVRAVPAGQLATVARWAEERRAPLHVHLSEQTAENDACHEAHGRTPARLLADHGVLGPRTTGVHNTHLTDEDIALIGGSGTGTCMCPTTERDLADGIGPAVALQRAGSPLSLGSDSHAVIDLLEEARAMELNERLRTRTRGHWTAVALLRAASADGHAAIGWDDAGALETGALADFTTIALDSVRTAGPLPRLGAETAVFAASAADVSHTVVGGRHVVRDGAHALVPDVPKALADAVEALRG